The genomic stretch GATACGGGTCAGCATATCCGCGATCGGATCTTGCATGCTCATCTGTCTTTACTCCCGTGATTCAATTGGTGACAATTACCAGCTAGCCTTTTTCAGACCCGGAATTTCACCGCGCATGGCGGCTTCACGGACCTTGATACGGCTCAACCCGAACTTCCGCAGGAAAGCGTGCGGACGACCTGTCTGGCGGCAGCGGTTACGCTGACGGGACGGGCTGGAATCACGCGGCAGAGTCTGCAGCTTGAGAACAGCATCCCAACGATCTTCGTCGGATGAGTTCACATTGGAGATGATAGCTTTCAGCTCAACGCGCTTGGCGAAGAATTTATCAGCTAATTTCACGCGCTTAACTTCGCGTGCTTTCATGGAT from Dickeya zeae NCPPB 2538 encodes the following:
- the rpsN gene encoding 30S ribosomal protein S14, with product MAKQSMKAREVKRVKLADKFFAKRVELKAIISNVNSSDEDRWDAVLKLQTLPRDSSPSRQRNRCRQTGRPHAFLRKFGLSRIKVREAAMRGEIPGLKKASW